In one window of Gemmatimonadota bacterium DNA:
- a CDS encoding mannonate dehydratase yields the protein MYIQDQVHYDNLDDDILSFYRAISVDSIHLELRGGRPPAKSAKRSSTGVANTALAQRLRAGEDCTEAFEKARELVESHGMKLNNIFMPCWEEIALAMEDRDEKIGFWCQMLESLGRAGIPCLGWNFKPMGNFRTPSDTGRGGVRYSTFDYAYFSENRPEQFNPPVSEETMWANMEAFLQAVIPVAEKAGVRMALHPDDPPIPEPLGGIAQICSSLEQFRRTLFEIAPGEHNGMLFCQGCMTELLGEGVYDAIAEMASNNKIVWVHFRNVKGQLPRFVEVFMDEGDIDMKRAMAVYRDNGFNGPYMMDHTPSFAHSAYTNLHGKAYAIGYIRALIDDVYG from the coding sequence ATGTACATTCAAGATCAGGTTCATTACGATAATTTGGACGATGATATTTTGAGTTTTTACAGGGCGATTAGTGTGGATTCGATTCATCTCGAGTTGCGAGGTGGTCGCCCGCCTGCAAAGTCGGCTAAGCGCAGTAGTACGGGTGTGGCGAATACGGCGCTGGCACAACGGCTTCGCGCGGGGGAGGATTGTACAGAGGCGTTTGAGAAGGCGCGGGAGTTGGTGGAATCCCATGGTATGAAGTTGAATAATATTTTTATGCCGTGCTGGGAGGAGATTGCGCTGGCTATGGAAGATCGAGATGAGAAGATCGGATTCTGGTGCCAGATGCTGGAGTCGCTGGGGAGGGCGGGAATTCCGTGTTTGGGCTGGAATTTCAAGCCGATGGGGAATTTTCGGACGCCTTCGGATACGGGGCGCGGCGGGGTGAGATATAGTACGTTTGACTATGCGTATTTTAGTGAGAATCGGCCAGAGCAATTCAATCCCCCTGTTTCAGAGGAGACGATGTGGGCAAATATGGAGGCGTTTTTGCAGGCGGTGATTCCCGTTGCAGAAAAGGCGGGGGTGCGTATGGCGCTGCATCCGGATGATCCGCCGATTCCTGAGCCTTTGGGCGGTATTGCACAGATTTGTTCTTCGCTGGAGCAGTTCAGGCGCACGCTTTTTGAGATTGCGCCGGGCGAGCACAATGGGATGCTATTTTGCCAGGGGTGTATGACGGAGTTGCTGGGTGAGGGTGTTTACGATGCGATTGCCGAGATGGCTTCGAATAATAAGATTGTGTGGGTGCATTTCCGCAATGTGAAGGGCCAGTTGCCGCGGTTTGTCGAAGTTTTTATGGATGAGGGCGATATCGATATGAAGCGCGCGATGGCGGTTTATCGCGATAATGGGTTCAATGGTCCGTATATGATGGATCATACGCCGAGTTTTGCCCATTCCGCGTACACGAATTTGCACGGGAAGGCGTATGCGATTGGGTATATCCGCGCGTTGATCGACGATGTTTATGGGTGA
- a CDS encoding sulfatase-like hydrolase/transferase: protein MANKPNVIVFFTDQQRWDCMAAHGNPLGITPNLDRAAQHGTHVYNSFTCQPVCGPARACLQTGMYASETGVYRNGVALNPDHKTLAQCFNDAGYHTGYIGKWHLATSGRGSVPVKARGGYQYWLAANALEGTSDTYDCVVYDHDNQEVKLPGYRVDALTDAAIRYVDEHQSDPFYLFISFLEPHHQNHLDDYPPPDGYREMYAGYWTPPDLAGLPTHPLAEGEYPGAVPAGGSTQQHLGGYWGMIKRLDEAYGRLLDALKSLGLLEDTIVLFTSDHACHFRTRNKEYKRSCHESSIRVPTVLTGGPFTGGGTLGELVSLVDLPPSLLDGAGLEIPDQMSGRSVLPILGGGGRSLADPWPDDVFVQISESGIGRAVRTKRWKYAVQSDAVPPGAEGARSYEEAYLYDLEADPYELRNLIGYESHRPVADRMKARLLGYIRDVEGYVPEIVDAEERQGGQRRVSDAEVES from the coding sequence ATGGCTAACAAACCAAATGTTATTGTCTTTTTTACGGATCAACAGCGCTGGGATTGTATGGCAGCGCATGGCAATCCCCTCGGTATTACACCCAATCTGGATCGCGCGGCTCAGCACGGGACACATGTGTACAATAGTTTTACGTGTCAGCCCGTGTGCGGTCCGGCGCGTGCGTGTTTGCAGACGGGGATGTACGCGAGTGAGACGGGGGTGTATCGCAATGGGGTTGCGCTGAATCCGGATCACAAGACGCTTGCACAGTGTTTTAATGATGCGGGTTATCACACGGGATATATTGGGAAGTGGCATCTGGCGACGAGTGGACGCGGTTCTGTGCCCGTAAAAGCGCGCGGTGGGTACCAGTACTGGCTCGCGGCAAATGCGCTGGAGGGGACGTCTGATACGTATGATTGCGTTGTTTACGATCATGACAATCAGGAGGTGAAGTTGCCCGGTTATCGGGTGGATGCGCTGACCGATGCGGCGATTCGGTATGTGGATGAACATCAGAGTGATCCCTTTTATCTTTTTATTTCTTTTTTGGAACCGCATCACCAGAATCATCTGGACGATTATCCGCCGCCGGATGGGTACCGCGAGATGTATGCCGGGTACTGGACACCGCCTGATCTGGCGGGATTGCCCACGCATCCTTTGGCAGAAGGCGAGTATCCCGGCGCGGTTCCTGCAGGGGGGAGTACACAGCAGCATTTGGGCGGGTACTGGGGCATGATTAAGCGTTTGGATGAGGCTTATGGACGCTTGCTCGATGCGCTGAAGAGTTTGGGGTTGTTAGAGGATACGATTGTGCTGTTTACGTCTGATCACGCCTGCCATTTCCGCACCCGCAATAAGGAATACAAGCGTTCGTGTCACGAGAGTTCTATCCGCGTTCCAACGGTGTTGACGGGTGGTCCGTTTACGGGAGGGGGTACGTTGGGCGAGTTGGTGAGTCTGGTGGATTTGCCGCCTTCGCTGTTGGATGGCGCCGGGTTGGAGATTCCCGATCAGATGTCGGGGCGTTCCGTGCTTCCCATTTTGGGTGGTGGTGGTCGCTCGCTCGCAGATCCATGGCCGGATGATGTGTTTGTGCAGATTTCAGAGAGTGGTATTGGTCGTGCTGTTCGCACAAAGCGATGGAAGTACGCGGTCCAAAGCGATGCGGTGCCGCCCGGTGCAGAGGGTGCGAGGAGTTATGAGGAGGCGTATCTCTACGATCTGGAGGCAGATCCGTACGAGTTGCGCAATTTGATTGGCTATGAAAGCCACCGTCCGGTTGCAGATCGAATGAAGGCGCGGTTGCTGGGCTATATTCGGGATGTTGAAGGGTATGTTCCCGAGATTGTCGATGCGGAAGAACGGCAAGGTGGGCAACGGCGGGTGTCTGATGCCGAGGTTGAGAGTTAA